From a single Osmerus eperlanus chromosome 8, fOsmEpe2.1, whole genome shotgun sequence genomic region:
- the si:dkey-1j5.4 gene encoding leucine-rich repeat-containing G-protein coupled receptor 4 has protein sequence MQQLWCVVLGMLWASGRGLGVEAVERCPEACRCSRKTSPERMEVNCHKRGLRSFPSTLSPDSWILKMGENGIQELPAHALRPVPKIESINLERNAVRSLHPQAFSGARRLMLLNLYGNQLSKLPARGFQDLLNLRFLMLGQNQITAVKPEMFAGMRNLSDLDLPLNSLTALPPNAFKPLIALKVLDLALNRIQRISPRAFTGLSELLFLNLDNNSLKSLSPGVFRPLGSLEMLVLDNNLLTSLSGAALEGLSGLQELYLRNNVLDRLPKDLFRPTPRLSSLALTGNRLKTVDGSLFSQLSDLKELFLQGNPWVCDCSMAPLLRWVSQTAASLAPLEGLRCAGPAEQRDKTLSTLQPDGLHCRA, from the exons ATGCAACagttgtggtgtgtggtgttggggaTGTTGTGGGCGTCAgggcgggggctgggggtggaggcggtGGAGAGATGTCCAGAGGCGTGTCGGTGCAGTAGAAAGACCAGTCCTGAGAGGATGGAGGTCAACTGCCACAAGAGAGGCCTCCGGTCCTTCCCCTCCACGCTCTCCCCAGACTCCTGGATCCTCAAGATGG GGGAAAACGGGATCCAAGAGCTCCCGGCTCACGCTCTCAGACCCGTCCCCAAGATCGAGAGCATCAACCTAGAGAGGAACGCTGTGAGGTCCCTCCATCCCCAGGCCTTCTCAGGGGCCAGGAGACTCATGCTGCTCAACCTGTATGGTAACCAGCTCAGCAAGCTTCCTGCCCGTGGCTTCCAGGACCTGCTCAACCTGCGCTTCCTCATGCTGGGACAG AACCAGATCACTGCGGTGAAACCTGAGATGTTTGCTGGCATGAGGAACCTTTCAGACCTGGACCTCCCTCTGAACTCCCTCACCGCCCTGCCCCCCAACGCCTTCAAGCCCCTCATCGCCCTCAAGGTGCTGGACCTGGCCCTCAACCGCATCCAGAGGATCTCTCCCAGAGCCTTCACAGGCCTGAGCGAACTCCTCTTCCTCAACCTGGACAACAACAGCCTGAAGAGCCTGTCTCCCGGGGTGTTCCGCCCGCTGGGCTCCCTGGAGATGCTGGTGCTGGACAACAACCTGCTGACGTCGCTGAGCGGCGCAGCGCTGGAGGGGTTGTCAGGGCTGCAGGAGCTGTACCTGAGGAACAACGTGCTGGACAGACTTCCCAAGGACCTGTTCAGACCCACACCCAGACTGTCTAGCCTCGCCCTGACCGGGAACCGTCTGAAAACAGTGGATGGGAGCCTGTTCTCTCAGCTGTCTG ACCTGAAAGAGCTGTTCCTGCAGGGGAATCCCTGGGTGTGCGACTGCAGCATGGCTCCGCTACTGCGCTGGGTGTCCCAGACCGCAGCCAGCCTCGCCCCGCTGGAGGGCCTGAGGTGTGCCGGCCCGGCGGAGCAGAGAGACAAGACCCTCAGCACCCTGCAGCCAGACGGCCTGCACTGCCGTGCCTAG